Genomic segment of Eremothecium sinecaudum strain ATCC 58844 chromosome VIII, complete sequence:
TGCTGGGTCTGCGCTTGATGCGGCGACTCGAGGCTTGCGGGTTGCGCTTGTTGAGAAAGGCGACTTTGCTAGCGGAACTTCATCCAAGTCGACAAAGATGGCGCACGGAGGAGTGCGGTACTTAGAAAAAGCATTTTGGGAGCTATCTAAGGCGCAGTTGGACTTGGTGGTTGAGGCCTTGAACGAGCGGGCGCACATGTTGCATACGGCGCCTCACCTTTGCAAGGTGTTGCCAATCATGATTCCTGTGTATAAATGGTGGCAGGTGCCCTACTTTTACGTTGGTACGAAAATGTACGACTTTTTTGCTGGGTCTCAGAACCTCCGGTCCTCCTACTTGTTGTTTAAGTCATCTGCTGCTGCGGTTGCGCCAATGTTGGATGCATCCAAGCTAAAGGCAGGTTTAGTTTATCACGATGGGACATTCAATGACTCACGTATGAACTCTACGCTTGCAATTACAGCCATTGAGAATGGTGCCACTGCTTTAAACTACATGGAAGTGAAGCAGTTGTTGAAGGATGACAATGGTAAAGTGATGGGTGCAGTAGCCGTTGATTTGGAAACGGGCCTTGAGTATGGAATCCGTGCGAAAGTTGTGGTTAATGCGACCGGTCCCTACTCCGACCGCTTGTTGCAGATGGACAAGGATCCTCGCGGCCTACCAGACAACAGAGCTCTAGAGAAACTTAACGAGCATGCCACTATTGCCACAAAAGTTGCTGTAGATAATCCTAACATGGTGGTGCCCTCAGCAGGTGTTCATGTGATTTTACCATCTTTTTACTGTCCTAAGAACATGGGTTTGTTGGATGCAGAAACTTCAGACGGCAGAGTTATGTTCTTCTTGCCTTGGCAAGGTAAAGTGTTGGCTGGTACCACCGATATTCCAATGAAAACTGTTCCAGAGAACCCTACCGCAACAGAAGCGGACATCCAGGACATTTTGAAGGAATTGCAGCACTACGTCAAGTTTCCTGTTAGACGTGAAGATGTGCAATCTGCATGGGCAGGCATTAGACCTTTGGTTAGGGATCCAAGAAAGAACGCTGAAGATACTCAGGATTTGGTCAGGTCACACTTCTTGTTTACCTCAGATGCCGGATTAGTCACTATTTCAGGTGGTAAGTGGACTACTTACAGAGAGATGGCTGAAGAAACTATTGATGAGGTTGTTAAAGTTGGTAAGTTTGTTAACGCCAAGCCATGCATTACCAAGAAATTGAAATTGTCTGGTGCTAACAATTGGAACGAAAACATGCCAGCTTTGTTATGTCAAAGATACTCTATGCCCACTTACATGGCAGAGCACTTGTCAAACAACTACGGTACCAGAGCTTCCATCATCTGTGATCTTTTTGAACGTGAGAAAGATAATAAAAAGCCAGTTGTTTTAGGAGCCCCAGGAAAAGAGCTACAAGTAGATTTCAACACTTTCCACTACCCATACACCATAGGTGAGTTGAAATACAGTGTCCAATATGAGTACGCAAGAACTCCGTTGGACTTTTTGATGAGAAGAACAAGATATGCATTCTTGGATGCCAAACATGCCCTAGAAGCTGTTGAAGGCACTGTTAAGGTGATGGGTGATGAACTAGGTTGGGATTCTACTAGGCGTGAAAGGGAGGCAGCATACGCTGTTGAATACATCAAGACATTTGGGCTGTAATTTCCAGGTTGAACCTACCGAAATTTATGAACGAGCATTGAAGTGATAACTAAACGGCTATAAAATTTAATTACAAATTCACTCAGATTCTTTTGAGAtttgtattttttttatttctgaTTTAATTTAATTTATCATGGTTGAATTTTTGGAACTTGAGGTCTTAAATTAAATATTTCTAAAAAAGTCAAATGAGTATGattaataaaaaatacacATTCTGTATCTTTAAATTTCTATTTTTATGTAGTTAATAAATGCAATATTATTTCATATTGCATCTCAATTACAATTGTTCTTGTTTTGAGTTTCTAATTAGAATTGTACATTTATTTAAAACATCTTTTAACTTGTTATTTACGCATCTAATCTGTCTATCAGAAAACCATAATTACACATACCCGAATACTAAGAGGTTGGAGAAGAGTCATTCGGTATTCTCTCGTAAAATAGTACATAAACGTCACCGCTTGAAACGTACGTTATTCCTTCGTCAAAATTACCATGATTAACGTCACACTTCACAActtcatcatcaaaatAATACCATTTTTGTTTACCTTTCTTGATCTCATGGTCTTTATCCTTATTAACTAAGGCGGTGTAATGACCGCTAACCAAGGTGCCAGAATGGTTAACAATGCTGTAAAGTCTAAAGCTTGCTACTTCATTGTTCTTTAAAACAATGTTTAAAACCAAAGGATAAGTAACAACGGTGCTATTTTTCTTTGTCAGGTCGTAAATGAATCTTGATAAGTGAATTATTAAGACACGGGGCAAAGTAATAAAATTGAGAGTCTTGATGGTTGTTAGTTTTTTCTGGTTTTTATATTTATCACTGCCACTATTTTTACCGTCAGCATTAGGGGGAGAATTTGAAGCGCACTTTGTCTTACTGGCAAATTTGAACAACCGCGATCTACTGCTAGGGACGGCATTGGTGGTGGAGTTTTTTTGAGAGCTGTCATTGCCTGATGAAAATAATGTTCTCTTTTTTGGCTTATCGTCCTTCCTTAGGTGACCGTTAGCTGTTAGCCCACATTTTGGACAGTCCCAAGCATTTTGTCCCGTTAGTACTTCATCGCAAGTAAAGAAATTAATACAGTCCTCTAAACGTAGTTTCTTGGATTTAGTGAAAGTCTTTGCCACATGGTTTGGTAATGCTAGTGATAAAACATAAAAGGTTGAATAACTATATGACGAATAACCACATCGCTGACACGATAGATGGTTCTCCATTTGACCTTGGAAAATATCGTCTATAGGAGACAGACCATTCCTCTCGATGTTCTCTTCAAACCACTTGTTGTATTCCTTGTCATTAACGTTAAGATGAGTATTGTCATGTAAAAGTAATTGTGAATAATCATTGCCTACAGCTGCAACGTGAGATAATTCCTCATGTAATCTATCCAATAGGAATAACAAAAACTCTTGAGTATCCTGTTGTGCATTCGGTATACCCAAGTCAGGCTTCAAATTATCGCATGTCCTTAAAAACCCACTGGGAACAACTGAACAACCGCCATTCATGTACATTTTTCTAAATAACATGTAGAAAGAACGAG
This window contains:
- the GUT2 gene encoding glycerol-3-phosphate dehydrogenase (Syntenic homolog of Ashbya gossypii AFR295W; Syntenic homolog of Saccharomyces cerevisiae YIL155C (GUT2)) — translated: MFRLTSKRVRPLAFAAAAMAGAVVVGVNALGHRGGHVYNDGNTTLARVFENLPPPPSRKALLENLQKTDQFDVLVIGGGATGAGSALDAATRGLRVALVEKGDFASGTSSKSTKMAHGGVRYLEKAFWELSKAQLDLVVEALNERAHMLHTAPHLCKVLPIMIPVYKWWQVPYFYVGTKMYDFFAGSQNLRSSYLLFKSSAAAVAPMLDASKLKAGLVYHDGTFNDSRMNSTLAITAIENGATALNYMEVKQLLKDDNGKVMGAVAVDLETGLEYGIRAKVVVNATGPYSDRLLQMDKDPRGLPDNRALEKLNEHATIATKVAVDNPNMVVPSAGVHVILPSFYCPKNMGLLDAETSDGRVMFFLPWQGKVLAGTTDIPMKTVPENPTATEADIQDILKELQHYVKFPVRREDVQSAWAGIRPLVRDPRKNAEDTQDLVRSHFLFTSDAGLVTISGGKWTTYREMAEETIDEVVKVGKFVNAKPCITKKLKLSGANNWNENMPALLCQRYSMPTYMAEHLSNNYGTRASIICDLFEREKDNKKPVVLGAPGKELQVDFNTFHYPYTIGELKYSVQYEYARTPLDFLMRRTRYAFLDAKHALEAVEGTVKVMGDELGWDSTRREREAAYAVEYIKTFGL